A single genomic interval of Helianthus annuus cultivar XRQ/B chromosome 13, HanXRQr2.0-SUNRISE, whole genome shotgun sequence harbors:
- the LOC110901503 gene encoding zinc finger MYM-type protein 1-like — protein MRQFNPDWFKEFGCWLEYSVKLDAVFCLVCYLFKESGQKDAFVTDGYNGWNKKDRLGIHVGGKPNSFHNKALQKCDDLRKPKQSISSAFQPSQKHKIEYRIRLSTSVILAKALLNGALPFRGHDESESSSYKGHFLEFLKLLGELNESIGKVILGNAPGNNQMTSPKIQKDICNCFAQEVLKQIFEELADDVFSILVDESRDISKKEQMAVVLRYVDKHGVIKERFIGLVHVMETSALSLKSGIDDLFSRYNLSLARVRGQGYDGASNMAGEFNGLKALILKDNSSAYYIHCFAHQLQLVVVALANKHDDIWTFFDKVSTLTNVVCASCKRVDMIREKQKEKVQEAIGREEVETGSGLNQELSIARAGDTRWSSHHKTLVRLVQLYPTIIEVLQYIRNSGFNNVHQRQANGIWTYMKAYDFAYYLHLMKHILGITNLLSQALQRKDQDIVNAIQMVNATKQQLQTYRLEGFDSLLKDVASFCEKNEIEIVDMEDEYVNPKQKRKKTNITNRHYYEVENFNTVLDLQLQELDNRFSEVTTELLTCIGSLSPDDNFSAFNVQKILRLAEFYPFDFSYEERESLMIELGNYIIIMRKDGMFANVNGISNLAKRMVETKKHLRYTLVYRLLKLALILPVATASVERCFSSMKHVKTDLRNRMGDDYMNDCCIFYIERDLLANVSADDVMDRFQKMKTRREQL, from the coding sequence ATGAGACAATTTAATCCCGATTGGTTTAAGGAATTTGGATGTTGGTTAGAATATAGTGTAAAATTGGATGCCGTATTTTGCTTGGTTTGCTACTTGTTCAAAGAAAGTGGTCAAAAAGATGCATTTGTGACCGACGGATACAATGGTTGGAATAAAAAAGATAGATTGGGTATTCATGTAGGTGGTAAGCCGAATAGTTTTCACAACAAAGCACTTCAAAAATGTGACGATTTGCGTAAACCAAAACAATCTATTAGTAGTGCCTTTCAACCTAGCCAAAAACACAAAATCGAGTATAGAATCCGATTAAGCACATCAGTTATTCTTGCTAAAGCTTTATTGAACGGTGCATTACCATTTCGCGGTCATGATGAGTCTGAGAGTTCAAGTTATAAAGGACATTTCTTGGAATTTTTAAAACTATTGGGAGAGTTGAATGAGTCCATTGGTAAGGTTATATTAGGAAATGCTCCGGGGAATAACCAAATGACGTCTCCAAAAATTCAGAAAGATATTTGTAATTGCTTTGCACAAGAAGTGTTAAAACAGATTTTTGAAGAACTAGCTGATGATGTGTTTTCTATATTAGTTGATGAGTCTCGTGATATATCTAAAAAAGAACAAATGGCCGTCGTTTTGAGATATGTTGACAAGCATGGGGTTATTAAAGAGCGATTTATCGGCCTTGTTCATGTCATGGAAACATCAGCACTATCTCTGAAATCAGGCATTGATGATTTATTTTCTCGATATAATTTAAGTTTGGCAAGGGTTAGAGGTCAAGGATACGATGGTGCTAGCAATATGGCCGGTGAGTTTAATGGTTTGAAAGCCTTAATTTTGAAAGATAACTCTTCGGCATATTATATACATTGTTTTGCCCACCAACTCCAACTGGTTGTTGTGGCCCTTGCAAACAAACATGATGACATTTGGACATTTTTTGATAAGGTGTCGACTTTGACAAATGTGGTTTGTGCATCTTGCAAACGAGTAGATATGATTCGAGAAAAGCAAAAGGAGAAAGTACAAGAAGCAATAGGTCGAGAAGAAGTTGAAACCGGGAGTGGTTTAAATCAAGAACTATCTATTGCAAGAGCCGGAGATACACGTTGGAGCTCTCATCATAAGACACTTGTGCGTTTGGTTCAGTTATATCCAACAATTATTGAAGTGCTTCAATATATTCGGAATTCCGGTTTCAATAATGTTCACCAAAGACAAGCAAATGGTATTTGGACATACATGAAGGCATATGATTTTGCATATTATTTACATTTGATGAAGCACATTTTGGGGATTACTAATTTGTTGTCTCAAGCTCTTCAAAGAAAGGACCAAGATATAGTGAATGCAATTCAAATGGTTAATGCAACGAAGCAACAACTTCAAACATATAGACTTGAAGGATTTGATTCACTTTTGAAAGATGTGGCATCTTTTTGTGAAAAAAATGAGATTGAAATTGTTGACATGGAAGATGAATACGTTAATCCAAAACAGAAAAGAAAAAAGACTAACATCACCAATCGCCATTATTATGAGGTTGAAAATTTCAACACGGTGTTAGATTTGCAATTACAAGAGCTTGACAACCGTTTTAGTGAGGTAACCACCGAATTACTTACATGTATTGGTAGTTTGAGTCCGGATGATAACTTTAGTGCATTTAATGTTCAAAAGATTTTAAGGTTGGCCGAGTTTTATCCGTTTGATTTTAGTTATGAAGAAAGAGAATCTCTTATGATTGAGTTAGGCAACTACATTATTATTATGAGAAAAGATGGAATGTTTGCTAACGTGAATGGGATATCTAATCTTGCAAAGAGGATGGTGGAAACAAAGAAACATTTGAGGTATACGTTGGTCTATCGTTTATTGAAGTTGGCATTAATTCTACCGGTTGCAACGGCAAGTGTTGAGAGGTGTTTTTCGTCAATGAAACATGTGAAGACGGATTTGCGTAATCGAATGGGTGATGATTATATGAACGACTGTTGCATTTTTTACATCGAAAGAGACCTTCTTGCCAATGTTTCGGCCGACGATGTAATGGATCGttttcaaaagatgaaaactcGTCGGGAACAACTCTAA
- the LOC110903117 gene encoding glycine-rich domain-containing protein 1: MPNQQDQEWDEAQKIVISTDLTTAAKKHLQFLEVVDKNGHLYDGPALEKAIFRYKYYWLPLLAEYTNLSQLPECQFVVPLDCEWIWHCHRLNPVRYMVDCIELFGKVLDPGCVVVSSVEGACKKQSEEIWSKKYPQERYELNFGDHSIKNDTHSRLPDVPSTNYDLISAVKRQSSFYHKVSGAIYREDLYLEEAVKRYKGFLHLVSRNIKKKLNNPCVPTYDIDLMWHTHQLYPRSYCKDAMALVGQMLHHDDTDTDQSKGGKLDVSIKTTTQQWSEMFGSLYWRVGSRSSDTFMDTEGEHSTAIAARCWCLTEPMVNVKSATRCKCIPAENLVNEKSAARCKCIPAKHMVNEKSAARCMCVPGEHMVNEKAAARCKCIPADHMVNEKSAARCLCIPAEHMVNEKSTARCKCVPAEHMVNEKSAARCKCVPAEHMVNEKSAARCKCIPAEHMVNEKSAARCKCIPAEHMVNEKSAARCKCIPAEHMVNEKSAARCKCIPADMEDKVESSAWTARCWCLTEQMDGQKLIIESIASGAIEV, from the exons ATGCCTAACCAACAAGATCAAGAGTGGGATGAAGCACAAAAGATTGTCATAAGCACAGACCTCACTACAGCAGCTAAGAAGCACCTACAGTTCCTTGAAGTTGTTGACAAGAATGGACATCTTTATGATGGTCCAGCTCTTGAAAAGGCTATTTTTAG GTACAAGTATTATTGGCTTCCTTTGCTTGCTGAATATACCAACTTGTCGCAGCTTCCAGAATGCCAGTTTGTTGTGCCACTCGATTGCGAGTGGATTTGGCATTGCCACAGGCTTAATCCC GTTCGCTACATGGTAGATTGTATAGAACTCTTTGGGAAAGTCCTTGACCCTGGCTGTGTGGTAGTCTCTTCTGTTGAAGGAGCTTGCAAAAAACAAAGTGAAGAGATATGGAGTAAAAAGTATCCACAAGAACGCTATGAACTCAATTTTGGAGATCATAGCATTAAAAATGATACTCATAGCAGATTGCCGGACGTACCTAGCACCAACTATGATCTAATTTCAGCCGTCAAAAGGCAGAGTTCATTCTATCACAAG GTTTCCGGGGCTATTTATAGGGAGGATCTCTATCTTGAAGAAGCAGTTAAGAGATACAAAGGGTTTTTGCATCTAGTCAGTAGAAACATAAAGAAGAAGTTGAACAACCCTTGTGTTCCAACCTACGATATAGACTTAATGTGGCACACTCATCAGCTATATCCTCGCTCTTATTGTAAGGATGCCATGGCTTTAGTAGGTCAGATGTTACACCATGATGACACTGACACTGATCAATCGAAAGGTGGAAAGTTGGATGTTAGCATTAAAACAACCACACAACAGTGGAGTGAAATGTTCGGTTCCTTGTACTGGAGGGTAGGGTCGAGATCTAGTGACACATTTATGGACACCGAGGGAGAACATTCGACTGCGATAGCGGCAAGATGTTGGTGCCTCACTGAGCCCATGGTGAACGTGAAGTCGGCTACTAGATGCAAGTGTATCCCTGCTGAGAACTTGGTGAACGAGAAGTCGGCTGCTAGATGCAAGTGTATCCCTGCCAAGCACATGGTGAACGAGAAGTCAGCTGCTAGATGCATGTGTGTCCCTGGTGAGCACATGGTGAACGAGAAGGCGGCTGCTAGATGCAAGTGTATCCCTGCTGACCACATGGTGAACGAGAAGTCGGCTGCTAGATGCTTGTGTATCCCTGCTGAGCACATGGTGAATGAGAAGTCGACTGCTAGATGCAAGTGTGTCCCTGCTGAGCACATGGTGAATGAGAAGTCGGCAGCTAGATGCAAGTGTGTCCCTGCTGAGCACATGGTGAATGAGAAGTCGGCTGCTAGATGCAAGTGTATCCCTGCTGAGCACATGGTGAATGAGAAGTCTGCTGCTAGATGCAAGTGTATCCCTGCTGAGCACATGGTGAATGAGAAGTCGGCTGCTAGATGCAAGTGTATCCCTGCTGAGCACATGGTGAACGAGAAGTCGGCTGCTAGATGCAAGTGTATCCCTGCCGATATGGAGGACAAAGTGGAGTCGTCTGCTTGGACCGCAAGATGTTGGTGCCTCACCGAGCAGATGGATGGACAGAAATTGATCATAGAATCAATTGCTTCAGGCGCCATTGAAGTATAA